In Pseudonocardia sp. DSM 110487, the sequence GGGCGATGGAGGACGGCAACCTGGTGCGCAGGTTGCGGGCAGAGCGGATGCCGCTCACGGTCTGCCCGCTGTCGAACGTCAGCCTGCGCGCGGTCGACACGCTCGCCGACCACGTGCTCCCCGCGATGCTCGACGAGGGCCTCGTGGTGTGCGTGAACAGCGACGACCCCGCCTACTTCGGCGGTTACGTCGACGACAACTACCGTGCCGTCGCTCGCGAACTGGGCCTCGACGACGCGGCGTTGCGGACGCTCGCCACGAACTCGTTCGACGCCTGCTTCGCCCCGCCCGAGCAGCGCGAGCGCTGGAAGGCGGAACTGTCCGGGGAGGCCAACTGATGGACGGGCGTCTCGACGGGATCCGGCTGTGGGATGGCGATGCCGACCGCGGCCCGTCCGTGCTCACGTGGAGCGGCGGACGGATCACCGAGGTGCAGGCGGCGGAGCGGGACCGGCTGCCCGAGCTGTGCGCCATCCCCGGGCTGGTCGACACGCACGTCCACATGCTGGGCTTCGCGGGCGAGCAGGGCGATCCCGCCGGCCGCGACACCTTCACGTGGCCGCTCGTCACCACCCGGGAGGAGCAGACGCTGCACGCCGCGGCGAACGCGGGGAAGGCGCTGCGCGGAGGCGTCACGACGCTGCGCGACCTGGCCGGTGACGAGGCGCAGGTGGCCGTGGGCCGTGCCTTCGACAGCGGGATCCTGCCCGGCCCACGGGTTCGGGTCAGCGGGCCGGTCGGGATGACGGCAGGGCACCTGGACCTGTTCACCCCTGCGGCGGTCAGGAACCGGCCGCCGACCGCCGACGGCCCGGACGCCTGCCGCGCCCTCGTCCGCCGCTGGGCACGGGCGGGGATCACCGGCATCAAGATCTTCACCAGCGGCGGCGTGCTGTCCGTCGGCGACCGCGTGGGCTGGCGCAACCACACCCGCGCCGAGCTGGAAGCGACGATCGACGAGGCGCACGCGCTGGGGATGCTCGTCGCGGCCCACGCGCACTCGGCCGAGGGGATCCGGATCGCGATCGAGGTCGGCGCCGACTCCGTCGAGCACGGCACCGAGCTCGCCGAGCCGGAGGCGGCGGAGCTCGCCCGGCGGAACATCCCCGTCGGCCCAACGCTGCTGATCAACGAGATCATCGCCGCCGGGCGCGGGGCCACCGGGGAGGCGCGGGAGAAGGCCGCAGAGCTCGTCGAGCGGCGCGACGCGCTGCTGAAGGCCGCCGCGGCCGCGGGCGTCCGGTTCGTGCTGGCCACCGATGCGAGCGGCTACTTCGTGCGCTTCGGGGACCAGATGGCCGAGGTGGCCCGGATGGTGCAGGTGCTCGGCATCGACCCCGCACGTGCGCTGCGCGCCGCTACCTCCGACGCGGCGGACTCGATCGGGATCGGCGGCGACGTCGGCCGGCTCGCGCCGGGCTTCGGGGCCGACCTCGTGGTGCTGCGCGGGCGGCCGTGGGAGCGGATCGAGGACCTGGATCCGGCGAACATCGCGGCAGTGGTGTGCCGCGGCCGGGTGCTGTCCGGCGCGCTACCCGGCTGAGCGGCCGCCGTCGGCCTCGTCATGGCAGCTCAACGCCAGGTAGAGGTCGACCCGGTCGTGCATGGACGACATGCTGCGCCCGGTCAGCTGCTCGATGCGGGCGATCCGGTAGCGCAGCGTGTTGACGTGCACGTGCAGTTCCTCCGCGGAGCGCTGCCACGAGCCGCACGAGTTGAGGAACGACGCCGCGGTGCCGACCAGGTCCGAGCCGTGCAGCGCGTCGTAGTCGAGGAGCGGGGCCAGCAGCTGGCGGCCGAACGTGCGCCGCAGCCGGGCGGGCACGGCCGACAGCAGTGCCCGGTGCGAGTCGACCTTCGTGCCGGACACGACGTGCACCGGCTCGCCGGGCGCGGCCTCGGCGGCGGCCTCCCGGCGGCGCCGGGCCGTCTCCAGCGCCGAGCTCAGTGCGCTGACGCTGGTGGCGGCCTCGCTGATCCCCACCAGCAGCCTGCGGTCGCGCAGCAGCGGGCGCCAGCTCTCCGCGGCGGCGTGCACCGCCCGGACCAGGCCGTCGGCCTCGGTCGCGCCGTTCACGAGCAGGACGCCGTCCGCGCCATCGTCGACGGTGCCGAGCAGGTGCCGTCCGGGCGCGGCGAGCAGCTCCTCGAGCAGGGGGAGCGCCGCCCCACCCGGCGCGCGCTCGCCGGTGCCGGCAGGCGCGACGATCGTCGCGACGACCGCGACCGTCGGCAGCCGTGGATCGGCGCCGAGCACGCGCAGGTGCGCCGAGACCTCCCCGGGGGCCGCCGCGTCGGCGTCGAGGAGCGCGACGAGCCCGCCGACCGCCGCTCGCTCGGCCGCCGTGCGCTGGGCGGCGAGCTCCAGCTGGAGCGTCAGCACGCCGTGCAGGCTGCGCAGCGCCTCCGTGGTGGTGGCGTCGAGCTCGTCGGGCCGCCCGGGGTGCACGAGGTGGCCGTGCGGGCTGCCGGGGCCGTCCGGAATGCTCCAGGCCGAGCACGGGGCGCCGTCGACCACAACGGGGTGCCGCCCGGGTCGCCCGGGTAGGACCGCGCGCCGCACGGCGGACACCGCGGCCTCGTCGGGCGGGGTGCCGGCGGCGCCACCGACCCGCCCGGTGGGCGTGAGCACCCAGCACGCCATGCCGAACTCGTCGGCGAAGGCGGTGAGCGCCCGCGGCACGCCGTCCTCCGGCCCCACCGCGCCGAGCAGCCTGCGGTGGAAGCGGGCCGCCCTCGCGATCGCCGTCGCGGGTGCGGGCAGGGTCTCGGCGAGCACGGCTTCGCAGACCGCGCTGAACGAGTACCGCTCGTCGATCACCAGCATCGGCAGGTCGCGCCGGGCACAGGCCCGCGCCAGCCCGGCCGGAACGGTGCGGGTGACCAGCAGCCCGACCACGAGGCCCCGGGCGCCCGCGTCGGCGAGCGCGTCGGCGAACCGCGCGCTGTCGGCCGCGTCGCGGTACCAGAGGCAGCTGGTCAGCACGAGATCACCGGGCCGGAGGAACCGGCTGGGATCGGGCAGGTC encodes:
- a CDS encoding PucR family transcriptional regulator; translation: MRLRDLVARPELGLSVATAPSAALDEPVLRPYVTDLPDPSRFLRPGDLVLTSCLWYRDAADSARFADALADAGARGLVVGLLVTRTVPAGLARACARRDLPMLVIDERYSFSAVCEAVLAETLPAPATAIARAARFHRRLLGAVGPEDGVPRALTAFADEFGMACWVLTPTGRVGGAAGTPPDEAAVSAVRRAVLPGRPGRHPVVVDGAPCSAWSIPDGPGSPHGHLVHPGRPDELDATTTEALRSLHGVLTLQLELAAQRTAAERAAVGGLVALLDADAAAPGEVSAHLRVLGADPRLPTVAVVATIVAPAGTGERAPGGAALPLLEELLAAPGRHLLGTVDDGADGVLLVNGATEADGLVRAVHAAAESWRPLLRDRRLLVGISEAATSVSALSSALETARRRREAAAEAAPGEPVHVVSGTKVDSHRALLSAVPARLRRTFGRQLLAPLLDYDALHGSDLVGTAASFLNSCGSWQRSAEELHVHVNTLRYRIARIEQLTGRSMSSMHDRVDLYLALSCHDEADGGRSAG
- a CDS encoding amidohydrolase family protein → MDGRLDGIRLWDGDADRGPSVLTWSGGRITEVQAAERDRLPELCAIPGLVDTHVHMLGFAGEQGDPAGRDTFTWPLVTTREEQTLHAAANAGKALRGGVTTLRDLAGDEAQVAVGRAFDSGILPGPRVRVSGPVGMTAGHLDLFTPAAVRNRPPTADGPDACRALVRRWARAGITGIKIFTSGGVLSVGDRVGWRNHTRAELEATIDEAHALGMLVAAHAHSAEGIRIAIEVGADSVEHGTELAEPEAAELARRNIPVGPTLLINEIIAAGRGATGEAREKAAELVERRDALLKAAAAAGVRFVLATDASGYFVRFGDQMAEVARMVQVLGIDPARALRAATSDAADSIGIGGDVGRLAPGFGADLVVLRGRPWERIEDLDPANIAAVVCRGRVLSGALPG